A window of the Falco rusticolus isolate bFalRus1 chromosome 1, bFalRus1.pri, whole genome shotgun sequence genome harbors these coding sequences:
- the LOC119146174 gene encoding OCIA domain-containing protein 1-like, producing MEARQGPGGGEVGEPAEREVPKPYVPTEEERRLLKECAEESARYRAFPLAAVSMLATSFLIRKGVLKDSSRFGSFVKVAFAGMCGYMGGKISYLPICSEKFKNLKDSPIGDVLRQAQRHSSHNRSSRKSEFSDMPSQSFTEPSSPRAGFPLSSSYSDDYSSTDRALSSYEPIPFSASLNESSPTGITDYTVQDPDPIPEESRKKKGITYEELRNKHRETYEVMLPPKAETPSKFSQEKAAKEVKVNKYGDTWDE from the exons aTGGAGGCCAGGCAagggcccggcggcggggaggtCGGTGAGCCGGCCGAG AGGGAAGTACCTAAGCCTTACGTGCcgacagaggaggaaagaagactCCTCAAGGAATGTGCTGAAGAGAGTGCCCGGTATAGAG cttttcctttggctGCAGTGAGCATGCTTGCTACTAGTTTCTTAATTAGGAAAG GTGTTCTGAAAGATAGCTCAAGATTTGGCTCTTTTGTGAAAGTTGCAT ttgctgGAATGTGTGGATACATGGGTGGAAAGATATCCTACTTGCCAATATGTAGCGAGAAATTTAAGAACCTGAAGGATTCCCCAATAGGAGATGTTCTACGACAAGCTCAGAGACATAGTTCACATAA CCGTTCCAGTCggaaatctgaattttcagatATGCCTTCTCAGTCATTTACTGAACCTTCTTCTCCAAGAGCTGGATTCCCACTTTCTTCTAGCTATTCAGATGATTATAGTTCAACAGATAGAGCCCTATCAAGCTATGAACCCATTCCATTCAGTGCTTCTCTGAATGAATCTTCACCCACAGGAATTACCGATTACACTGTTCAAG atccTGATCCAATTCCAGAAGAAAGTCgtaaaaaaaaaggcatcacGTATGAGGAATTAAGGAATAAGCACAGAGAGACATATGAGGTAATGCTACCACCAAAGGCAGAAACTCCAAGCaaattttcacaggaaaaagcagctaaGGAAG ttaaagtaaataaatatggAGATACCTGGGATGAATAA
- the LOC119146164 gene encoding OCIA domain-containing protein 2-like isoform X2, with the protein MFYCPISKIHNSEEIVRIREECKKESFWYRALPLSLGSMLVAQGLVSKGILPATPRFGALPKMAIAGVLGFAIGKMSYIGECQKKFQKIGIVPFGPQQKRHCQHTSKEYEAKLQSNEKEGSIPSAS; encoded by the exons ATGTTCTATTGTCCCATCTCAAAAATTCACAACTCTGAAGAAATTGTAAGGATCCGTGAAGAatgcaaaaaggaaagtttCTGGTACAGAG ctcttCCTTTGTCTCTTGGGAGCATGCTTGTCGCCCAGGGACTAGTCTCAAAAG GTATTTTGCCAGCAACCCCAAGATTTGGTGCATTACCTAAGATGGCAA TTGCTGGTGTCTTAGGTTTTGCCATTGGAAAGATGTCATACATAGGAGAATGCCAAAAAAAGTTCCAGAAAATTGGTATTGTACCATTTGGTCCACAACAAAAAAG GCATTGTCAGCATACTAGCAAAGAATATGAGGCAAAACTGCAATCGAATGAGAAAGAAGGTTCAATTCCTTCAGCATCTTAG
- the LOC119146164 gene encoding OCIA domain-containing protein 2-like isoform X1 has translation MSSETTQQESQTSPLEQTGWPMFYCPISKIHNSEEIVRIREECKKESFWYRALPLSLGSMLVAQGLVSKGILPATPRFGALPKMAIAGVLGFAIGKMSYIGECQKKFQKIGIVPFGPQQKRHCQHTSKEYEAKLQSNEKEGSIPSAS, from the exons ATGTCTTCCGAAACAACCCAACAGGAAAGTCAGACATCTCCACTGGAGCAAACTGGATGG CCAATGTTCTATTGTCCCATCTCAAAAATTCACAACTCTGAAGAAATTGTAAGGATCCGTGAAGAatgcaaaaaggaaagtttCTGGTACAGAG ctcttCCTTTGTCTCTTGGGAGCATGCTTGTCGCCCAGGGACTAGTCTCAAAAG GTATTTTGCCAGCAACCCCAAGATTTGGTGCATTACCTAAGATGGCAA TTGCTGGTGTCTTAGGTTTTGCCATTGGAAAGATGTCATACATAGGAGAATGCCAAAAAAAGTTCCAGAAAATTGGTATTGTACCATTTGGTCCACAACAAAAAAG GCATTGTCAGCATACTAGCAAAGAATATGAGGCAAAACTGCAATCGAATGAGAAAGAAGGTTCAATTCCTTCAGCATCTTAG